The DNA segment AACATTAGTGCTTTAAATAAGCTGTCTCAGTCCTTACAAGACCCCTTGGAAGTGTTATTACTCATTTTATGGGTGGTGGAACTGAAGCTCACAGAGGTTTAGTGACTAACCCAGAACACTAGGCTCATTTATATAGATCTGGAATTTAAACCCAGATCTGACACCAAAGCCTCATGCACTCTTTCAATTCCTTTGGCCCTGTTCCATTTTATTCTGTGTAATCTCACTCATGTGttcacatgtttttttctttgtttcttattgaCTCTCTGATAAGTtctcacattttcttctctccttaaaCTTTGAACCCAATCCCCAACTCATTATAGATAATTTAACCTACCACTTAACTAAATGATTGAGTGCATCCAGCAGAATTTCCTTCAACGTTATTTTCTTATCCTCTCTCGTTTCTCTGCCTCATTGCTTATACTTTCTATGTTcctgattcttttcttctgtcaCCAAGGCTTGCTTCAtgatttattcctattttctcaCTCTTTCAAGCTCTCCTCTCaagttgattatttttcttctactttaaaaAGGTTGGTAGGGACAGAACCCTGAAAAATATCCATTAAGTTTAGCATTTCTATGGTGATTGGTAATATTAGCAAGAGACATCTCAGTAGAGTAATGCATACAGATTCCAGGAGGCAGAGGGCTGATGATTGAATAGGAGATGTGGAATTGAAAACCAGTGCAGACTTCTATAAAGAAAGGTTACAATGAAAAAGGGAGTGGGGGGAGCTGTATGATTGAAGGACAGGGTTTGTtggtttctgtgtttattttctcaagATAGATTTAAGTATGATAATATCCtaaaaggcaagaggaaaaagggaaaggttTATGGAGTAAAACCTCAGATCCATAGAGTTAGCCTTAAAGGcttttatatataaactatatgaaTCTTTATAGACCCAACTGAATCTAAAGCTTTTCTTCATTGGCTCAAcaagcaatttttatttcttctgtaatttgtTGTAGCAGTTCATGTATCTCTCATGATACTTAACATATATTCTCTGAAATTATATGATGCAAAATATAGTTAAGAGCCCTGCTGTCTTGATTTGATTTCTGGCTTTACCACTTACCAGTTATGTGGCTTTCCACTACTTATTCTTTTAGTACTCAAATTTTTTTatctgtaacatggggataaTAGTTGTAGCTACTCATTCTTGTGAGGATTAACCTTTGTGAAGCTCTTAGAACAGGCGTTTTTCTCCTACTAAATTGTAACGTCCTTAAGAATAAGAACCTGTTCTTTATATTACTTAATATACACAGCATAATTCATACATATAATagttcagaattttatttttgaaggaataaTAGAATATATACCCTGCATTTGTAGGATAGCTGTTGAGTGTAAGAGTCCAATTGAGAATCACTGTCTATACATATTTTCTTACCTATAGAGATACTCAGACCCTATAGGACTAAATGCCAGGCAGCTGCAAGGCACTGAACCTTGACAATTTTAGCCAGGAAGACTTGGATGGGGATGTGGGATAGGAAGAATGAAAGAACTACAGGTACCTGTGAGAGGCAATAAAATCCTGTTGTAAAAGTTAGCATATTATTTAGGCCAAAAAAGCTCTTAATGAGAGTTATAAATATCCCCTGGGGCAATCAAGGCTAGTCACCATCCAAGTAGTCCTTTGCTTTGAGGAACACCAACCCAAGGTAGCTTCTATAACTAGAGTTTTAGTGAGTAGAAGAAGTAGTGTAAACAGGGTAATATTGGGTGATTGGGAAAGGATATGCCTCAATTGGCTGAGGgactaaggaaaaaaacaaaaatagattaaaattttaCTCTCAGTCAGCTCATTGCCCATTGTCTTATTTTGCctttccttctaaattttttattattggtCTTGGAGAATTCCTGAACTACAGGGGAATCTCTAAAGCAGGGATGGCAAATATTGGTTTCATCCCATATGTCTCCTGATGTGTGGTGCTTAGAAGGAATATAATGGGAAAGAATGCCTTGATTAGTTAGCGGTGCCTTCCATAACTTAAGGAGAGGATTGGTAGGAGAGTCCGTTCATAGCAATGCCTCTTCTGCTTAAGACTGAACACAAGATAAATGGATTATCTAGGCAGTATTATGTGGTCAGCTCTGATGCttaattatatagaaaaatatctttaactgACATTTTTTGATTAGCAGCCTTTCAATGTCATAACTCGAATAACCTGTGGTTCCAGCTATCCATTTggcttaactttttttaattgaaatgcttTTTTGCAATATCATGGCCTTCATTGGAACCCTATTTTGTCCTTTAAATGGGATTAATATTCAATGCCTTAGCTTCTCTTTCATGTATGTCTAGtttcttatatttacttttttttctattaatagacTTTATTCCTTAGAGCAATATTAGCTTCATAGCAAAAtggagaggaaggtacagagatttcccatataccctccTTACCCCTACCCTTGTATAGCCTCCCTCATTATCAGCATCCCCCAACAAAATTGctcatttgttacaattgatgggCCTGTATTGAcatatcattatcacccaaagcccatagtttacattagagttcactcttagctttgtacattctatgggtttggacaaatatataatgacttGAATCCAACATTAATTACATTATTATACAGAGTAATTTTATAGTCATAAAAATCCTATGTGCTCCACTTATTCATCTCCCACCTGTCATAAaccctgatcttttttttaaaattttttttcaacgtttatttattttttgggggacagagagagagcatgaacgggggaggggcagagagagagggagacacagaatcggaaacaggctccaggctctgagccatcagcccagagcctgacgcggggctcgaactcacggaccgtgagatcgtgacctggctgaagtcggacgcttaaccgactgcgccacccaggcgcccccaaccctgatctttttactatctccatagttttacctttccCAGAATATTAGGTAGTAAAATTATACAGAATATGTTCTTTTcaggctggcttatttcacttagtaatatgcatttaagtttcttccctGTCTTTTTCTAGGTTGATGGTGGctagtttctttttaatgcttaataaTAATCTGTTGTCTGAATTTACTACAGTTTATTTAACCGTTCACCAACTGAAAGATATCTTaattgcttctaagttttggcaaaaTGGAtagagctgctgtaaacatccgtgtgcaggcttttgtgtagatgtaaattttcttatttatttgtttatctttaatttacatccaagttagcatatagtgcaacaatgatttcaagagtagattccttaatgccccttacccatttagcccatcccccctcccacagcccctccaccaaccctctgtttgttctctatatttaagagtgttttctgttttgtctcccccCCAccgttgttatattatttttgctttccttccctatgttcatctgttttgtatcttaaattcttcatatgagtgaagtcatgtgatatttgtctttctctgactaatttcacttagcataataccctctagttctatccacataggtGCAAATGGTATGTAGATgtaaattttcaactcctttgggtgaataccgAGGAGTAAGAGttctggattgtatggtaagagtatgtttagttttaaaagaaatcaccaaactgtatttcaaagtggctgtaccattttgcattttcaccaggAATGAATGAGAGTTCTCTTGCGCCAAACATTCACCAGCATgtgatgttgtcagtgttctgtaTTTTAGCTATACTAACAAGTGTAGTGGTATCTTACTGttcttttaatttgcagtttGCTGATGACATAtaatgtagagcatcttttcatatgcttacttgccatctttatatcttctttggtgaggtgtctttTAATGTCTCTGACCCATTTTTATTGAGGTGTTTTCTTAGTGACTTTTAAGAGTTATTtgatattttggataatagtcttTTATCAagtatgtcttttgcaaatattttctcctaatctggtttttctttttattctcttgacaatatctttcacaaagcagaatttttttaatttaatgaagccTGGCTTACCAGTTTTTTCAGTCATAGATTGTGTGTTTGGTGTCCTATCTAAAAAGTCATCTAGTTTCTCCTATATTATCTTGTTGGAGTTttgtatagttttgtgttttatatttagttctatgatacattttgagttagtttttgtgaatggtataagtcTTTGTCTtgatttacttgtttgtttgtttgtttgtttgtttgtttgtttgttttagagagagagagacagagacaaagtccaagcagtggagagggacagagggagagaaagagaatctcaggtGGACTCCGcagtcagtgcggagcccaacacagggctcaatcccacaaccctgggattgtgacctgagctgaaatcaacagagAGGcccaacacactgagccacccaggtgccccttgattcaCTTCTTTACATGTGAATACTCAGtattccagtaccatttgttgaaaaaatggtCTTTTCTCCCTCATATTGCTTTTGCTGCTTTGTCAGAGATCAGTTGAATATATTTGTGTgcatctatttctgggttctctattctgttccagtgatctattTATCTGTTCTTTGACCACTACCACACTGTCTTCATTGCTGTAGCGTTATAGTCTCGAAGTCAGGTAATGtcagttctccaactttgttcttcattaTTTTGCTAGCTATTCTTGGTCTTTTGCCTCCTCCCAAACTTTACACTCAATTTGTGATATCCacaaataacttgctgggattttgattgggattacattgaatctgtagatcaagttgAGAATGACATCTTGACAGTATTGAGTCTCCCTATTGATAAACATGGATTATCACTCCATTTTTTGTGTattctttgtatagttttcttttttaaatttttaatgtttattttgagagagagagagagagagagagagaatggcggggcgggggggcagagagagagggagacagagggtccaaagtgggctctgcactgagagtggagagcccgatgcagggcttgaactcacaagctttgagatcatgacctgagctgaagttgcttaaccaactgagccacccaggtgtccctgtatattcacttttatttaatccatttttgtaATCTTTAGAAGTCACTTTTCCTGAGTcacttcagaaatattttatagagtTTTCCTGTCCTCTTGGAATCACTTgctatttgttcctttttgtatTGGCTTTCTAAGagcttttctctctgtcttttaaatatCCATGATGCCCAGCCAAATGTAATTTCTGGTATTGCATAGAAAAATTATTCCTAGAATTGAATTCAATCACCTGATCTACATAGTTCATATCCATACTACGATACAATGCTTTCTCAGAAATTAGAGCAAAAATTCTTATTGACTGCATAAAGGAAATAGAGGAGAATTGTGGTACATaattcctgccctcaagaagcttgtAGTTTGGTAAGAAACCAcacttaaacatatgaaaagtaaGACTTTTAGATAATAATTCTAGTATTAAGCCATAGAGGAGTACCTGATTAACATATTAATTGAATACGTAATACTGACTCTGGAACTCATAGGAGAGAGTGATTTACTTTAGTCAGGTTAGTCAGGGAAAACTTTATTACACTCATGGAAATTGAACTTAGTcctaaaatatgaacaaattttGGATAACAGATTAATCCATATTTCTTATGGATGAGTTTCACAATACTTtgttcttcaattttttctttaaaactttaaatgaactgtttccttttaattatattttctatccAATATAGTTATAACAAACACTTGAAAATGTTTGACATACCAGCTGCCTTCAAttttttattcctatgttttgTCACAGGGATCCTGATTTTCAACTGCTACAGGAAGGACAAAGGTATGGTTGAATCAGTATTACTTACcttctatatatttatgttaatagaAACATTAAGAGTAAACCAGGTGATACGAGCTTTTGGACTTCCTGTGTTGATGCATGAGGTAAGTGCCCATTTTAGCccacacaaagaaatatttgccttgtacagctttttcttttgtgatagTAAGATGATGTGTTTGATCTGTATGATTTATTGTACAGCTGTTCCTACAATGAAGTCTAATTGAACCTGTTGAAATACGACACAAACATAGCTTCCATCTGAGATACGGTGCTTCTTTGTCAACTAGATTATGCCAATTACATTTGTTGAAAGGTTTTTTTCGTCTTATTTTATAGGATTTCAAAGCTTAATATGCCAATTATGTATTATTTGGAAGAGTGTCTAAAGCATTAATAGAAAAATTCCAAGTTGTGATATTTTTCTTAACTGTTCTTGTAGTGTTGCTTGCCCAATCGTGACTATTTCTCAAAACACATTCTTATATCTTTTATCAGCATAAATTTTCCTGGTTTTTAGCCACTATTTTAGTACATAGAATTGAGCACAAGtaagagatatttatttattgatatatattttaaatttatagcttcaaagtaatattgaaaaatatagttACTTTAAAATTCCAAGAGAAAGTATGAAACCTATGAAAGTcaaattcttctaattttttttaacattatgctTACTTCAGGTACAAGAGACAGTCTCGTGGCTATATAGGTTAGATTCTAACTAAAAAATGGTATCTAATACTGAATAAActtgttatcttttctttattcccaTCCACAaccttactgttttgttttgtttttttatgttttatttatttttgaaagagagaggggaaagtgcaagcaagggaggggcagagagagagggagacacagaatccttagacaggctctgggctctgagctagctgtcagcacagagcctgacacagggttcgaacgcaccaaccatgagatcatgacctgagcctaaggtggacggttaactgactaagcccccacAACCTTACTTtcaactctgtttttctttttctttctttatacttCCACcaagcatgctttttttttttttttaatgttgcattattttattttagtctatttttttaatcatttaaaaaatgaatatcctTTTGGGGGAGCAGTTTTAAGTGTATAGAAAAATTGCTTGAAAAGTAGAAAGTTCCTACATACCCTCACAATTCCCTGCCCCCACTTACACAGAATTGTTATCCTAAAAGAGTTCTTTTAAAGTTCTGATATGTGCATTTGCTGGAGAGTAGTTTCTCACCTAACATTTCCTATCTCAGGTTTGTATAGACAAAGCTACTCTTTTCCTTCACCTTTTCATaattcttaatctttttaaaacccAGTTGAAAATTGAAGCAGGGAGCCTAGGttgctcagttgattaagtgtatgattcttggtttcagctcaggtaatgatctcgtggtttgtgggatcgagccccacatttgtgctgacagtgtggagcctgcttgggattctctctctcctcgtTCTtagtccctcctccctctctccctctctctgtctctctcaaaataagtaaacattaaaaattttttttaattaaaaaaaatgaaaattgaaggaACATAGTCAAAGGGAAAActactgtcttttatttttagcattctaTAATAACTCTGGGTTTTCAAATACAGTATCTTTCATtgacaaatattaattttctttattttttgctaagACTTTCTTGTGATTTTTATCTATGGAATTTTCTGTATAACTATCAACCATAATTGGGAAAGGTTTAAACATGTCTTTTTATCTTGTTACCTTTCAAAACCTAAACAGAGTttctgtaatacatttttttgagaaagcaggaatgaagttttcaaaagaaaacctttttttaaaaagtatatataaaatagtcaCAGAATAGTAACAggcagaggcacctgagtggttcattcggttaagtgtccgactcttgatcttcgctcaggtcttgatcatcaggtcatgagtttaaaaaaagaaaaaaagaaagaaagaaaaagaaatgtaacaagcaaaaatcaaaataattcagtAGGATGAAAttatcaaggtttttttttctttttgctgtactcctttaacactttaaaaaacgggaaaaaagaaagaagatggtagaattatatcaaataaataagatGGAGAGAAATCATAGATTATATAGCATTCTTCGaaaacatgtatatgtgtatatgtgtgtatctacggaaatacatatagatatatagatagatatatatataatctataggCAATGCTTGaaagttacaaaatataaataactgggacgttttgctttttcattacagttattttgtttctttccttctacagTGGCCATTCTGGAAAGGAAGTACAGCTATGCACTAAGGCCATTAAAACATCAGATATTGACAATCCTGGCCATTTTGAGAAACATTATGAATCTAGTTCTTCTAGCACTCATAGTGACAGTAACAGTGACAATGAGCAAGACTTTGTTTCCTCCATTCTACCAGGAAACAGACTGGTAGATGCAATGGGTGTAAGTCCAAAGCTGCACAAAAAAAgcataatgaaaaagaaagccgGCCATAAAGCTAACTCCAAGCATGAAGACAAAGAACAGACAGTAATAGATGTCTCTGAGCAGCTAGGCAATTGCACATTAGATAGTCAGGAGAAAGCTGTTGCTTGTGAACTTCCTTCACAGAAAGTAAGTGCTCAGATTTCTCCAAATAGTCCTTTGCAAGAAAAAGTAGAAGTTtcagaaaattctggaaataaataCAGTAGTTCAAAAGTAACTCTAGTAGGCATAAGTAAGAAAAGTGCTGAGCATTTTAAGAGAAAGTTTGCCAAATCAAACCAGGTTTCTAGATCAGCCTCTAATTCAGTGCAGATGTGCCCTGAAGTTGCAAAGGCAAACTTACTTAAAGTCCTGAAGGAGACTTTGATTGAGTGGAAGACAGAAGAAACTTTGAGGTTTTTGTATGGCCAGAATTATGCTTCTTTGTGTCTGAAACTCTCTTCAGCCTCTCTGGTTAAAGAAGAAGAACTTGATGAAGATGACATAGATTGTGACCTAGACAAACATTCTCCTTCCCTGCAGGGATCTCAGAATAGCTTGGATGAGTCTTTACCTTTTAGGACTTCAGATACAGCCAGTAAACCACTACCAAGttatgagaatttgaaaaaagaaactgaaacctTAAATCTAAGGATAAGGGAGTTTTATAGAGGACGATATGTTTTGAATGAAGAAACTACCAAATCACAAGACTCAGAAGAGGTATGTCTTAATGATGAtgggttttgggggcacctgggtggttcattcagttaagcattggactcttgatttcagtttaggtcatgatctcacagtttgtgagatcgagcccagcgtcaggctctgggataACAGCCTGGAGCTtgtatgggattctctctctcctctctctctgtctgcccctccccccactcatgctttttttttctctctctcaagataaatggacttaaaaaaaaaaaaacgataatGAGTTTTCTATGCTGCTAGCATATGAAACACTCACCATAGCAAACCTTGGAACAGGAGTAATACTGaagaaataattgttaaattttcaagtttgtttagttcagttttttgttttcaaatgccaTCCCTAGGgactccttggtggctcagtcagttgaaggtctgactcttggttttggctgtgGTAATGATTACATAgtttcataggtttgagccccgcatctgccagtgcagatcctgcttgggactctctgtctctccctgtctctgcccctcccctgctcgtgctatctctctctctctctctctctcaaaataaattaattttatttatttattttaatgtttatttttgcaacagagagagacaaagcctgagcaagggaaggccagagagagagagatacagaatccgaagcaggattcaggttctgagctgacagcacagagcccaacgtggggcttgaacccacgaaccatgagatcatgacccgaactgaagtcagaggctcaaccagctgagccacccaggcgcccctaaataaattaattaaaaaaaattttttttaaatgccatctcCAGTAGTGGCAtaattgttttccaaataagTTGAAATTCGCCCCCAGAAAATTTCacaaatgtgtaatatttttctCCAGTATAGAAATAGCCTAGAATTGGGGGACAGAGTTTTCTTTAAAACCTAGTTCTTCATATAATATGTAGACTCTCTGAAgaggtttatttatctatttttgtaccaacaaatattctttgtattttggtaTTTCAAATTTCTGCATGGGGtatatatctttgtattttatttccaatagAACTGTATACAGTGGAGTAGACTTACTAGCTGAATGGTAAAGTATTTGGGTATTATTTACCAAGCAGgccaatttaaaataatattaatgaaaataatatagtaAAGGAGACTTATTGAGAAATAATGGACATAAGAGAAAATAGAGCATACCAGGTAAACCTAGGTTTTAGTATTAGCTATGTCATTTATTACTGTATGAAAATTTGGTCTCTTGAGTCTGATAGCTTTCCTTGCTCACttgttaagaatttaaaaaataatgtatgtaaagcatttatCACAGTGCCTTAGATAAAATTGATGCTCAGTAAATAGTAATTCTCTGTAGAGACTAAATGTCTCTTGGGGGGGTTCTCTCAGTATTTCTCTTACCCGTTTTTGGTTTGATGTGTAGCTTGGGAAATGAAGTTATTTGGCATGAAGAGGAGTACGTGATAACCTTATTTTTATGACAAAACTTTGTTACTAAAGATTTGTGAGTAAATGTGGCTCTAAATTTAAGAACACATTTGGAGATTTAGAAAGAGGATGAAAGTGGAAATAGAGTAAAAGTTTAGAAATTTCTTATATAGAATGCTACCTAGCCTAGTACTATATTTTGAATCACTTCAACTGTATTATTAGACAGTATTCATAACTTTTATAATCAGCCTGAAGAAACCTGATCTCTGTCACTCAGCTGCATAAACTACCTTAATATAACATTCGTTTTATCCTTTTTGTGTTTATAAGctttaaacaggaaaaatacctaagaaagaaaatgaaaattgacTATTCCTTTGTTGCataacattaaaactttttcGTTCATGTAAAATACAGATAGTAAGTGTACAACTCGTTGAATTATCACAAAAGAACACAGCCTTGTAATCATTACCCAGGCCAAGAAATTTGAGTAAAACAGAGGCCCAACTATGTCTTCTCCTGATTATATCCTCTTTCCAAATTGAATAACTATTATAATAACATACATTAGTTTTGCCAATTTTGAACTGTATTAAATGAATTCACatagtatatattctttggttttcaatttatttcatgcaacattatgtttgtgagtTATTTATGTTGTTCCATGCGGCtatacttcattctttcattgCTGCATAGCATTCCCTTATAGAAATATATCCCAATTTATTCATATTAATGGGCATTTAGGCTTTTCCAGTGTGGGGCTGTGGTGCCTGAGCTTTCTTGTTTATATCTCTCTTCTAAGGTATAGGTATTTATGTTGGGTATGTATATCATTTTGGGGtcataatatatgtgtatatacaactATACTGGATAatgccaaacagttttccaaaatggttttgCAGGTTTATATTCCACTGCCACTATATGAGAGTTTCCATGACTCCACATTCTTTACCAGTACTTGATATTGTTACTTTTCACATTTCTGGTGGTATTACTTTTTGGTTATAacacatttctctgatgattaatgagTTGTGCactgtttcatttgctttttgacCTTTTGGAGTGTCTCTTTTGTTAAGtatcttttcaagtgtttttcCCATTTATCTGTAGGAATAtccaggtatttttttcttactgattttgtaggaattctttattcaggattcaaacccatttttaattgggtgtATTACAAATATTGTCTTCTACTCTGAGACTTGCCTTCTCACTCTCATTAATGATATCTTGAGTTCAGTTTATTAATTGTAGCCT comes from the Acinonyx jubatus isolate Ajub_Pintada_27869175 chromosome C1, VMU_Ajub_asm_v1.0, whole genome shotgun sequence genome and includes:
- the RPAP2 gene encoding putative RNA polymerase II subunit B1 CTD phosphatase RPAP2 isoform X1 gives rise to the protein MADSAGPRSARLKARTPRASRNATGAKQTNALKQEDTSKRKAELEAAVRKKIEFERKALHIVEQLLEEDITEEFLRECGKFITPAHYSDVVDERSIIKLCGYPLCQKKLGIVPKQKYKISTKTNKVYDITERKCFCSNFCYKASKFFEAQIPKTPVWVREEERADLDPVCDLFWRMFHVHSKRRDPDFQLLQEGQSGHSGKEVQLCTKAIKTSDIDNPGHFEKHYESSSSSTHSDSNSDNEQDFVSSILPGNRLVDAMGVSPKLHKKSIMKKKAGHKANSKHEDKEQTVIDVSEQLGNCTLDSQEKAVACELPSQKVSAQISPNSPLQEKVEVSENSGNKYSSSKVTLVGISKKSAEHFKRKFAKSNQVSRSASNSVQMCPEVAKANLLKVLKETLIEWKTEETLRFLYGQNYASLCLKLSSASLVKEEELDEDDIDCDLDKHSPSLQGSQNSLDESLPFRTSDTASKPLPSYENLKKETETLNLRIREFYRGRYVLNEETTKSQDSEEQDPTFPLIDSSSQNQIRKRIVLEKLSKIVPGLLGPLQITLGDIYAQLKNLVRTFRLTNRNIIHKPAEWTLIAVVLLSFLFILRERKRKKEYEPGRSSFCPDDLSIDVSGILTSITDPDSWHSEAFSGKRGVHTVYRDSA
- the RPAP2 gene encoding putative RNA polymerase II subunit B1 CTD phosphatase RPAP2 isoform X6 — protein: MADSAGPRSARLKARTPRASRNATGAKQTNALKQEDTSKRKAELEAAVRKKIEFERKALHIVEQLLEEDITEEFLRECGKFITPAHYSDVVDERSIIKLCGYPLCQKKLGIVPKQKYKISTKTNKVYDITERKCFCSNFCYKASKFFEAQIPKTPVWVREEERADLDPVCDLFWRMFHVHSKRRDPDFQLLQEGQSGHSGKEVQLCTKAIKTSDIDNPGHFEKHYESSSSSTHSDSNSDNEQDFVSSILPGNRLVDAMGVSPKLHKKSIMKKKAGHKANSKHEDKEQTVIDVSEQLGNCTLDSQEKAVACELPSQKVSAQISPNSPLQEKVEVSENSGNKYSSSKVTLVGISKKSAEHFKRKFAKSNQVSRSASNSVQMCPEVAKANLLKVLKETLIEWKTEETLRFLYGQNYASLCLKLSSASLVKEEELDEDDIDCDLDKHSPSLQGSQNSLDESLPFRTSDTASKPLPSYENLKKETETLNLRIREFYRGRYVLNEETTKSQDSEEIPPFH
- the RPAP2 gene encoding putative RNA polymerase II subunit B1 CTD phosphatase RPAP2 isoform X2; translated protein: MADSAGPRSARLKARTPRASRNATGAKQTNALKQEDTSKRKAELEAAVRKKIEFERKALHIVEQLLEEDITEEFLRECGKFITPAHYSDVVDERSIIKLCGYPLCQKKLGIVPKQKYKISTKTNKVYDITERKCFCSNFCYKASKFFEAQIPKTPVWVREEERADLDPVCDLFWRMFHVHSKRRDPDFQLLQEGQSGHSGKEVQLCTKAIKTSDIDNPGHFEKHYESSSSSTHSDSNSDNEQDFVSSILPGNRLVDAMGVSPKLHKKSIMKKKAGHKANSKHEDKEQTVIDVSEQLGNCTLDSQEKAVACELPSQKVSAQISPNSPLQEKVEVSENSGNKYSSSKVTLVGISKKSAEHFKRKFAKSNQVSRSASNSVQMCPEVAKANLLKVLKETLIEWKTEETLRFLYGQNYASLCLKLSSASLVKEEELDEDDIDCDLDKHSPSLQGSQNSLDESLPFRTSDTASKPLPSYENLKKETETLNLRIREFYRGRYVLNEETTKSQDSEEQDPTFPLIDSSSQNQIRKRIVLEKLSKIVPGLLGPLQITLGDIYAQLKNLVRTFRLTNRNIIHKPAEWTLIAVVLLSLLTPILGIQKHSQENVVFTQFIETLLKELHLKNEDLESLTLIFKTSC
- the RPAP2 gene encoding putative RNA polymerase II subunit B1 CTD phosphatase RPAP2 isoform X5 yields the protein MADSAGPRSARLKARTPRASRNATGAKQTNALKQEDTSKRKAELEAAVRKKIEFERKALHIVEQLLEEDITEEFLRECGKFITPAHYSDVVDERSIIKLCGYPLCQKKLGIVPKQKYKISTKTNKVYDITERKCFCSNFCYKASKFFEAQIPKTPVWVREEERADLDPVCDLFWRMFHVHSKRRDPDFQLLQEGQSGHSGKEVQLCTKAIKTSDIDNPGHFEKHYESSSSSTHSDSNSDNEQDFVSSILPGNRLVDAMGVSPKLHKKSIMKKKAGHKANSKHEDKEQTVIDVSEQLGNCTLDSQEKAVACELPSQKVSAQISPNSPLQEKVEVSENSGNKYSSSKVTLVGISKKSAEHFKRKFAKSNQVSRSASNSVQMCPEVAKANLLKVLKETLIEWKTEETLRFLYGQNYASLCLKLSSASLVKEEELDEDDIDCDLDKHSPSLQGSQNSLDESLPFRTSDTASKPLPSYENLKKETETLNLRIREFYRGRYVLNEETTKSQDSEERKNVRL
- the RPAP2 gene encoding putative RNA polymerase II subunit B1 CTD phosphatase RPAP2 isoform X3 gives rise to the protein MADSAGPRSARLKARTPRASRNATGAKQTNALKQEDTSKRKAELEAAVRKKIEFERKALHIVEQLLEEDITEEFLRECGKFITPAHYSDVVDERSIIKLCGYPLCQKKLGIVPKQKYKISTKTNKVYDITERKCFCSNFCYKASKFFEAQIPKTPVWVREEERDPDFQLLQEGQSGHSGKEVQLCTKAIKTSDIDNPGHFEKHYESSSSSTHSDSNSDNEQDFVSSILPGNRLVDAMGVSPKLHKKSIMKKKAGHKANSKHEDKEQTVIDVSEQLGNCTLDSQEKAVACELPSQKVSAQISPNSPLQEKVEVSENSGNKYSSSKVTLVGISKKSAEHFKRKFAKSNQVSRSASNSVQMCPEVAKANLLKVLKETLIEWKTEETLRFLYGQNYASLCLKLSSASLVKEEELDEDDIDCDLDKHSPSLQGSQNSLDESLPFRTSDTASKPLPSYENLKKETETLNLRIREFYRGRYVLNEETTKSQDSEEQDPTFPLIDSSSQNQIRKRIVLEKLSKIVPGLLGPLQITLGDIYAQLKNLVRTFRLTNRNIIHKPAEWTLIAVVLLSFLFILRERKRKKEYEPGRSSFCPDDLSIDVSGILTSITDPDSWHSEAFSGKRGVHTVYRDSA